DNA sequence from the Bradyrhizobium sp. CIAT3101 genome:
AGCGTCGCGACATAACGGTCGCGCTCCTCCTTCACCGCGCAGAAGGCGCGATGCTCGGGATCAGAGCGCTCGATGACGTGGTCGTTGGCATTGATCACCATGCGCTGCCGTGCGCGGCCGCCGTAATCGGGGACGTTGGTATAGATGAACTCGTTGAGCGCATCCGGCAGGAAGGTCTGCCCGGTCAGCACGGTCCGGTCGCGGAGAAAAACCTTGAAATGAATGTGGGTGGTGCGGCCGTCATACCAGCCGGGATAGATGGTGTTGAACGTCACCCAGCCGGCGCCGTCGGTCGTTTGCGTGCCGCGCAGGAACGTCTGGCCGGTCGCATCGACATTGTGGTTGTCGCTCTGGCCGGCGAAGGCCGAATAGAGCCCCTTCGCGTCGCAGTGCCAGATGTCGATCCGTGCGTCGTGGATCGCCGTGCACGATCCGGCATCGATCACCCGCAGCCGCAAGGTTAGCGGCACCCCGGGCCTGCCCTCGGCGATGTCGGATCGCACGAGTTTCGGGTCGGAATAGAACGGCCCTTCCTCCGCCTGCGGCGTCAGGATGCAGGCGGGCTGGGCGTCCGCGGCAACGGGGGCAGCGTCCGCGCGGCCGGGCAACAGGCCCGCGGCGCTGGCCGACACAAACCCGAGAAAGCCGCGGCGCGTCGATGTGCTCACTCCGTCTCTCCTGTCTGCTTGACGAGAGATCGTCATCGGGAAACAGGATGGCAAGATCAGGCTTTGAAGATGGCGACAATCAGCCCCGTGGTTTCTGATCGTGTCGCGCAGGTGGGGGCGGGATGGCGCGGCCCTCCGGAGGAGCGCCGCCGGAACCGTCGCACTCGGCTGAAAAAAATTTGCGGCTAACCGTTTCCTTTGCACCTCCTCGTTCGTCTCTAGCGCTGTGGGCCTCGTCGAGCGGCCAGCAGGGTTTCCTCAAGGGAGAACATCGATGTCAGAGATCAAAGCCACGCCATCGCGTCGTGCGGTCGTTGCCACCGGCATCAGTGCCGGCGTCCTGTTGGCCGCTCAAAGCGTCCCGTCCTACAGCCAGAACAGGAGTTCGAAAATGGAAGCCACCATTCGCACCGGCAGCGACGTCGCCACCCTCGTCAACGTCTTCACGGTCGAGCCGGACAACCAGCAGAAGCTGGTCCAGCTCCTGAAGGAAGGTACCGAGACCTTCTTCAGCAAGCAGCCCGGATTCATCTCCTCCAGCGTCCATGCCAGCAAGGAAGGCGGCCGCGCCATCAATTACTCGCAATGGCGCAGCGCCGGCGATATCGAGAGTTTCCGCAAGGATCCGAAATTCGCGCCGTACATCCAGCGCCTTGCCGCGATCGCGAAGGCCGAGACGATCCTGTGCGAGGTCGTCGAGGTCAATCATGCCTGACCCTCAGTGGGTGGTATCTCGATTCCGATTGACGTATCACGCCTGTCGGCGACGGGGAGAGCCTGCTTGACCGACGATGTGACCAGCAACAACTCGGGGGCGGTCCGGGAGACCGCCCAGCAAGCCCTCGACCGCCTGGCAGTGGAGATGCGGCCGCAGCTGCATCGCTATTGC
Encoded proteins:
- a CDS encoding intradiol ring-cleavage dioxygenase; this encodes MSTSTRRGFLGFVSASAAGLLPGRADAAPVAADAQPACILTPQAEEGPFYSDPKLVRSDIAEGRPGVPLTLRLRVIDAGSCTAIHDARIDIWHCDAKGLYSAFAGQSDNHNVDATGQTFLRGTQTTDGAGWVTFNTIYPGWYDGRTTHIHFKVFLRDRTVLTGQTFLPDALNEFIYTNVPDYGGRARQRMVINANDHVIERSDPEHRAFCAVKEERDRYVATLTLGVDRRAEATVGRAGPPPPPPGMHGGPPPGPPPGGQGGPMFGRPIGDRLAALVPGLKRDR
- a CDS encoding antibiotic biosynthesis monooxygenase family protein; protein product: MSEIKATPSRRAVVATGISAGVLLAAQSVPSYSQNRSSKMEATIRTGSDVATLVNVFTVEPDNQQKLVQLLKEGTETFFSKQPGFISSSVHASKEGGRAINYSQWRSAGDIESFRKDPKFAPYIQRLAAIAKAETILCEVVEVNHA